In Zingiber officinale cultivar Zhangliang chromosome 1A, Zo_v1.1, whole genome shotgun sequence, a genomic segment contains:
- the LOC122012568 gene encoding pentatricopeptide repeat-containing protein At4g21065-like: MSGAARFADARAHLVSALDAGARDPRCLKRLLARAVVSGLLPDPFVSSRFVAAAAPFDIPLALLAFRAALPRPSAFAFASLIRAHSSALDPSPAFSLFALMLRSDLYPDRFVLLSLLRASINTSSLPTLLCLHTVALRHGLLGDLHVATSLLHAYASLGLLPASTQLLAEMPHRSTVTYSALISCCARAAWHHHGLCIFAEMTKHGTHPDAFGVVAGLQCCAGLGALGHGRSMHALLLRQLICLTSEVGTSLLQMYTKCGCLEAGRRVFHQMETVRDVSAWTAMIGGLAMHGRGQEAIALLDHGMRADDVAPDSMAFTCALHACSHCGLVEAGIKLFNEMKEVYGVEPRMEHYGAMVDLLGRAGKLEEAKNIVESMPFKPNRVVLGALLHAYTVNGGSMLGKQLERQLLGLELEARKQEGGFFVGVSNVYARVGRWNEVNLIRHKMVKEGLKKEKGFALVEAEGRLHKFMVGDTSHPLTMEMYRILHGLDRSIMLE; encoded by the coding sequence ATGAGCGGCGCCGCCCGCTTTGCCGACGCCAGAGCCCACCTAGTATCCGCCCTCGACGCCGGCGCCCGCGACCCCCGCTGTCTCAAGCGGCTCCTCGCCCGCGCCGTCGTCTCCGGCCTCCTCCCGGACCCCTTCGTCTCTTCCCGCTTCGTGGCAGCTGCCGCACCCTTCGACATCCCCCTCGCCCTCCTCGCCTTTCGCGCCGCCCTCCCCCGCCCCTCCGCCTTTGCCTTCGCCTCTCTCATCCGTGCCCACTCCTCCGCTCTGGACCCCTCCCCTGCATTCTCCCTCTTCGCCCTCATGCTCCGCTCCGACCTCTACCCCGACCGCTTCGTCCTCCTCTCCCTCCTCCGCGCCTCCATCAACACCTCCTCGTTGCCCACCTTGCTCTGCCTGCATACCGTCGCCCTTCGACACGGCCTCCTCGGAGACCTCCACGTCGCCACCTCCCTTCTCCACGCATACGCCTCCCTGGGGCTTTTGCCGGCCTCCACACAGCTGCTCGCCGAAATGCCCCACAGATCCACGGTCACCTACAGTGCTCTCATCTCCTGCTGCGCAAGGGCAGCTTGGCACCATCACGGCCTCTGCATATTCGCAGAAATGACAAAGCACGGGACTCACCCCGACGCATTCGGCGTTGTGGCCGGCCTTCAATGCTGTGCTGGCCTCGGTGCTCTGGGTCACGGCCGCAGCATGCACGCCCTGTTGCTGCGTCAGCTTATTTGTTTGACCTCTGAAGTGGGCACGAGCCTTTTGCAAATGTACACCAAGTGCGGATGCTTGGAGGCTGGCAGGAGGGTGTTCCATCAAATGGAGACTGTAAGAGATGTATCGGCGTGGACTGCGATGATTGGTGGACTGGCCATGCACGGCCGTGGTCAGGAAGCCATAGCTCTCTTGGATCATGGCATGAGGGCAGACGATGTTGCTCCGGACAGTATGGCATTCACTTGTGCACTGCATGCTTGCAGTCATTGTGGCCTAGTCGAAGCAGGGATAAAGCTTTTTAATGAGATGAAAGAAGTTTATGGAGTTGAGCCTAGAATGGAGCATTATGGAGCAATGGTGGACCTACTTGGTCGCGCAGGGAAGCTGGAAGAGGCAAAGAACATTGTCGAATCGATGCCTTTCAAGCCCAACCGGGTTGTTTTGGGTGCTCTGCTACATGCCTACACTGTTAATGGTGGATCGATGCTCGGGAAGCAACTGGAGAGGCAATTGTTAGGATTAGAATTAGAAGCAAGGAAACAGGAGGGTGGATTCTTTGTTGGGGTGTCTAATGTGTATGCTAGAGTTGGCAGGTGGAATGAGGTGAACTTGATTAGGCATAAAATGGTTAAAGAAGGGTTGAAGAAGGAGAAAGGGTTTGCCTTAGTGGAGGCTGAGGGCAGGTTGCATAAGTTTATGGTGGGAGATACAAGTCACCCACTAACAATGGAAATGTACAGAATTTTGCACGGATTGGATAGGAGTATAATGTTAGAATAA